In Erythrobacter sp. KY5, the DNA window CTGACGGGCGTCCTGTCTTGCCACTTTCGCTCATTGTGAAGACATTTCTGAGACCCGCGATTCTAGAACGCTTTCTCCTTGCTGTTGGACGTTATGAGGAAGCTCGGGAGGTCCGTTTTGCCGAAGTTCTCGTAGGGGACGATTCTCCGACGGTTGATCAGGCAGCCAACTCGCGTGCCATTAAGAAAGCTCGCGATCTGTATCCGCATCTCAATGTCCATCATCACACCTATGAAGAGAACATCGGACTTTCTGACGGCCGAAATCGACTCGTTCAAGCGGCGCGGCAGCCTCATGTCCTTCTGTGCGACGACGATTTCATCCTTGACGAGGAGGCTGACATTCCAGCTGCTCTGGACATCGCCCAAAGAGGCGAGTTCCAGCTTGTTGGCGGATGGCTGAAGAACAAATACGACAAGAAGACCGGGTCCTTCTCCTATTGGGGGGCTTACGGGACCATGTCCGAGACGGACGAAGAATTAATCATCAATATCAATGAGCAGCCGATTGATGAGGATGACCTCATCCCGTCAGAATACCTGCTCAACTTCTATGTCGCCGATCGCGAGTGCCTCCTTTCGAACCCATGGAATGAGGAGCTGAAAGTCGAGGAACATCAGGAGTTCTTTTATCGATTCAAGCGCAACGGTTTCAAGGCAGGCCTGTTCGGCCGCTTGTTCGTAAAGCACACCGCCGATCGGGCGGATAATCCCTCTCGCTACAACGAGTACCGCTTCGCGAAAGACAATTGGGAGCGATATCTGTTTGCGGCGCCGCAGACCATGGGCAAGGTGCGGCGCACGATAAACCGGTGTCGCGATACCAACTTCGAACGATGGGTTGTTGATTCTGAGGCACGTACGACAGTCCAGACCACTGTACCACTTAGGGAGCCGATTCTCGAGCAGAGCGTGCCGGTGACACGTATCTCGCCGGCCTTCGAGCAGCATTTCGGTGGTTACTTCGACATTCGTCTTACAAGCCCGGATGGTCGTTACGTTCTTTGCCAAAGTGCGCCTGCGACTAACCGGTTGCCCGTCCCGGAGGATATGGCTGACATCGTGTTGATCGACACCCTCGGGGAGAATGCTACCCGCATGGTGGGGCGTACCTCCGCTTGGTGTCACCAGCAGGGTGCGCATGCGCAGTATATCCCGGGCGGCGAAGATCGGATCATCTTTAATGTTTTCGACGAAGCCACGGGCGACTTTGCTTCGCGTGAGGTCGATCTTGCCAGCGGCAAGGAAAGATCCCACCCAAGACCAATATCGGCTCTTTCGCCGGACGGTCGGACCGCTGCTTCACTAAACTTCTCGCGCCTCTACGATTACCGACCGGGATATGGTTACGCCCATATTCCGGACCCGGTTGGAGAAGAGAATGCGCCAGAATCCGACGGCCTGTGGGTGTTCGATCTTAAGAAAGGCAAACCGCAGCTCGTCATATCTTATCAGGCGGCACGCGAGTTCCTGCTGGAAGAGGGTTATGATGAGGTTGAAGACGCGAAGCTCGTATTCAATCATGTGGCATTCAACACCGACGGGTCGAAGATGCTGCTGTTGCTGCGGTACTTTTCCGACAATGCACCCTTTCCAACGTTCACGCTTGTGTGCGACCGAGACGGTTCAAATCTGAAAAAGGTGTTCGGCTTCTGCTCGCACTATCACTGGAAAGACGCCAAGATTCTTGTCCTTTCAGGCGGCGAAGGCATGACGCGAAAGACCGTGGGCCAGCTAAAGGTATTTGAGCTCAACGTCGAGACCGGAGAATTCGAGCAACTCGGGCCGGGGGTGCTCTATGACGACGGCCATTGTAGCTACTCGCCCGACCGCGAGTACATGCTCTATGACAGCTACAGTAACAATGCTTTCCCTTACCGTCGTCTTTTGATTTATCGTCTTAGCGACGGGAAGAAGCTGGACCTTGGATTCTTTTACAGTCCAAACAAATGGTTCGATCACAATACAGATTTGCGCACAGATCTGCATCCTAGATGGTCGCAGGACGGCCGAATGATCACTTTTGACTCAATCCACGAAGGCTATCGCGGAGTGTATTCGGTCGACGTCGCTGACGTGCTCGAGGCGCTGGACGCGCCGCTGAGCCGTTTCTCGAAGCAAGACCTGATGAAATGGTTTAGCAGCAAGTATGGAGGCGCATCGTCGCGCTCCGCAGCGAACCTTGGCAAATTCTCTTCCAAAAATGGAAGCGAACGCACGGCTTCCAGTCTTGCCCTCGGCGAGCATGATGTGGACCGGTTCTGGCTCTTGTCGCTAATTCTGCAATACAAAGCCAAGCAGTCAATATTCACTCGCAAGAAGATTCCAGCAGTAACTTCAGATACGCCGTTGATGAGGCTTGCGCAGATATGCATGGAGTTTGGCATCGAATTGGAACCTCCGGCAAGTTTTGATGAGGCAGGGTATCTCGCCCGAAATCCT includes these proteins:
- a CDS encoding glycosyltransferase, translating into MTSIAEKPRISVIIPIFNCEQFLAACLESVLAQTFKDFEVICVDDATPDNSVQIVEDYMARDERIRLIRHEKNLGLGGARNTGMKAARADFIASVDSDDTMKPRMLEALWEASENGFYDIVMCGFDRLDENGKFISTQHGGDKKIVNDDKIDIFSTINPAYWNKLWRKSLYIANNIWFPEHLFYQDSATTPRILTKAKRIRCIPDSLYNYLVRSESISTTASPKHITDYFKVFDVILDFLEEEGIEGENFDNFLSYVDRGIAHHAYVGAQHGLEEEEREQYLRHLLAFKTGYIENRKLVAGKTAGELLPLLETAHTKSDLLPPDGRPVLPLSLIVKTFLRPAILERFLLAVGRYEEAREVRFAEVLVGDDSPTVDQAANSRAIKKARDLYPHLNVHHHTYEENIGLSDGRNRLVQAARQPHVLLCDDDFILDEEADIPAALDIAQRGEFQLVGGWLKNKYDKKTGSFSYWGAYGTMSETDEELIININEQPIDEDDLIPSEYLLNFYVADRECLLSNPWNEELKVEEHQEFFYRFKRNGFKAGLFGRLFVKHTADRADNPSRYNEYRFAKDNWERYLFAAPQTMGKVRRTINRCRDTNFERWVVDSEARTTVQTTVPLREPILEQSVPVTRISPAFEQHFGGYFDIRLTSPDGRYVLCQSAPATNRLPVPEDMADIVLIDTLGENATRMVGRTSAWCHQQGAHAQYIPGGEDRIIFNVFDEATGDFASREVDLASGKERSHPRPISALSPDGRTAASLNFSRLYDYRPGYGYAHIPDPVGEENAPESDGLWVFDLKKGKPQLVISYQAAREFLLEEGYDEVEDAKLVFNHVAFNTDGSKMLLLLRYFSDNAPFPTFTLVCDRDGSNLKKVFGFCSHYHWKDAKILVLSGGEGMTRKTVGQLKVFELNVETGEFEQLGPGVLYDDGHCSYSPDREYMLYDSYSNNAFPYRRLLIYRLSDGKKLDLGFFYSPNKWFDHNTDLRTDLHPRWSQDGRMITFDSIHEGYRGVYSVDVADVLEALDAPLSRFSKQDLMKWFSSKYGGASSRSAANLGKFSSKNGSERTASSLALGEHDVDRFWLLSLILQYKAKQSIFTRKKIPAVTSDTPLMRLAQICMEFGIELEPPASFDEAGYLARNPDVARAVEDGDFRSGYGHYALHGHLEDRGRTSA